The following proteins come from a genomic window of Myxococcales bacterium:
- a CDS encoding FAD-binding oxidoreductase, whose amino-acid sequence MSPLDPAFRHALRAALPDLHTSDEPGDLATYGRDWTRVYEAAPALVAFPRTTAEVSALLALANEHGVAVVPSGGRTGLAGGALARHGELVLSLERMRRMDPVDTLGATVRVQAGAVTQAVHEHCAAHGLTWPVDFASKGSSQVGGNIATNAGGVKVIRYGLTRNWVLGLEVVLASGEVLTLNGALEKNNTGVDLRQLFIGSEGTLGVITEATLKLAPLPGRLAVLLFAVADLAAVLALFRRVKAGPFTVSAYEFFTAECLARLERHRRVRVPFAEKAPYYVLVELEHASDEALEAFVHKVFDEHVASDGVLAQHDGEARALWELREGISESLSATGTPHKNDIALPIAALDAFCADLGRVFAERYPGWEVCLFGHVGDGNLHVNVMKPEALDRATFLTKTKEADDDLFALVRAHQGSVSAEHGIGVLKKHALSFTRTPAELSLMRGLKSLLDPRGTLNPGKILD is encoded by the coding sequence ATGTCCCCCCTCGACCCGGCGTTCCGTCACGCCCTCCGCGCGGCGCTCCCGGACCTCCACACCTCGGACGAGCCGGGCGATCTCGCGACCTACGGCCGCGACTGGACGCGGGTCTACGAGGCCGCGCCGGCGCTCGTGGCGTTCCCGCGCACGACCGCCGAGGTGAGCGCGCTGCTCGCGCTGGCGAACGAACACGGCGTCGCGGTGGTGCCCTCGGGCGGCCGAACCGGGCTCGCAGGCGGGGCTCTCGCGAGGCACGGCGAGCTCGTCCTCTCGCTCGAGCGCATGCGCCGCATGGATCCGGTCGACACGCTCGGCGCCACGGTGCGGGTGCAGGCAGGGGCCGTGACCCAGGCCGTGCACGAGCACTGCGCCGCGCACGGGCTCACCTGGCCGGTCGACTTCGCGTCCAAGGGCTCGAGTCAGGTGGGCGGCAACATCGCGACCAACGCGGGGGGCGTGAAGGTCATCCGCTACGGGCTCACGCGCAACTGGGTGCTCGGGCTCGAGGTGGTGCTGGCCTCCGGCGAGGTGCTGACCTTGAACGGCGCGCTCGAGAAGAACAACACGGGCGTCGATCTTCGGCAGCTGTTCATCGGCTCGGAGGGCACGCTCGGCGTCATCACCGAGGCCACCCTCAAGCTCGCTCCGCTGCCCGGGAGGCTCGCGGTGTTGCTCTTCGCCGTCGCCGACCTGGCGGCCGTGCTCGCGCTCTTCCGGCGCGTGAAGGCGGGCCCGTTCACCGTGTCGGCCTACGAGTTCTTCACCGCCGAGTGCCTCGCGCGGCTCGAGCGGCACCGGCGGGTGCGCGTACCCTTCGCGGAGAAGGCCCCTTACTACGTGCTCGTGGAGCTCGAGCACGCGAGCGACGAGGCACTGGAGGCCTTCGTGCACAAGGTCTTCGACGAGCACGTCGCGTCCGACGGTGTCCTCGCGCAACACGACGGAGAGGCGCGCGCGCTCTGGGAGCTGCGCGAGGGGATCAGCGAGAGCCTGAGCGCGACCGGCACCCCCCACAAGAACGACATCGCTCTCCCGATCGCCGCCCTCGACGCCTTCTGCGCGGACCTCGGGAGGGTGTTCGCTGAGCGCTACCCGGGCTGGGAGGTCTGCCTCTTCGGCCACGTCGGCGACGGGAACCTGCACGTGAACGTGATGAAACCCGAGGCGCTCGACCGGGCGACCTTCCTCACGAAGACCAAGGAGGCCGACGACGACCTCTTCGCGCTTGTGCGCGCGCACCAAGGCAGCGTCTCGGCCGAGCACGGCATCGGCGTCCTGAAGAAGCACGCGCTCTCCTTCACGCGCACGCCGGCTGAGCTCTCGCTGATGCGCGGGCTGAAGTCCCTGCTCGATCCGCGCGGCACGCTGAATCCTGGGAAGATCCTCGACTGA
- a CDS encoding alpha/beta fold hydrolase, with protein sequence MSRTAVPASQTFVHDGRRIAYRTFGSGPRVVVLTHGLLMDSRMYTHLAPTLAARGHRVVTVDMYGHGDSEQPHDMEAYSMPQFGADVIALLDHLGVAQAVVGGTSLGANVALEAVALAPSRVRALVLEMPVLENGLAAAGAVFVPLAFAIRLSKRSMGVVSWLCRKIPRTHWLVDIPIDFARRDPGSSLAILDGLTFGRTAPPASQRRKIRQPTLVIGHPSDPIHPFSDADRTAKELTGARLVSAGSLYEWRFRPDRLDAVLAEFLDEVWAHPVAVAS encoded by the coding sequence ATGAGTCGTACCGCTGTCCCCGCCTCGCAGACCTTCGTGCACGACGGCCGCCGCATCGCCTACCGCACCTTCGGCAGCGGCCCCCGGGTCGTCGTCCTCACCCACGGCCTGCTGATGGACAGCCGCATGTACACCCACCTCGCGCCGACGCTCGCGGCGCGAGGTCACCGCGTCGTCACCGTCGACATGTACGGCCACGGCGACTCGGAGCAGCCGCACGACATGGAGGCGTATTCGATGCCTCAGTTCGGGGCCGACGTGATCGCGCTGCTCGATCACCTTGGGGTCGCCCAGGCCGTCGTGGGCGGCACTTCGCTCGGCGCCAACGTCGCGCTCGAGGCCGTCGCCCTCGCGCCGAGCCGCGTGCGCGCGCTCGTACTCGAGATGCCGGTACTCGAGAACGGCCTGGCCGCCGCCGGGGCGGTGTTCGTCCCGCTCGCCTTCGCGATCCGCCTCAGCAAGCGGAGCATGGGCGTCGTGTCTTGGCTCTGCCGAAAGATCCCGCGCACCCACTGGCTCGTGGACATCCCGATCGATTTCGCGCGCCGCGATCCGGGATCGTCGCTCGCCATCCTCGACGGCCTCACGTTCGGGCGCACGGCGCCCCCCGCGTCGCAGCGCCGCAAGATCCGCCAGCCTACGCTGGTGATCGGGCACCCCTCGGATCCGATCCACCCGTTCAGCGACGCCGACCGCACCGCCAAGGAGCTCACCGGCGCGCGGCTCGTCAGCGCGGGCTCGCTCTACGAGTGGCGCTTCCGTCCCGACCGCCTCGACGCGGTGTTGGCCGAGTTCCTCGACGAGGTCTGGGCTCACCCCGTGGCCGTCGCGAGCTGA
- a CDS encoding alpha-ketoacid dehydrogenase subunit beta produces the protein MATLVQAVRMALHVGEEQLGVTDIFGEDIGPPLGGAFTQTQGLRTAWNSPLDERGIIGTAIGLALAGERPVCEIQFCDYIFNTIDLLKIAGNTLWSSNGQWNVPLVCMTPVGAGIRGSIYHSHSFDATATHIPGWKVVMPSNPLDAYGLLLSAIVDPNPVMYLVPKALMRTRALPHELIPGEPGDEKALARMIDAPLGDRSRWRPEWPNTPVQFVPIGKANVLRAGTDVTVVSCGRLVREAARAADELAEEGVSAEVIDLRSLYPYDWEAIRDSVRKTHRLLVVNEDTEVTNFGEHLIRRVVEELFYELYAPPRLLAGAFVPGVGLADNLEHASVPQRADMVRLMRDLARHEP, from the coding sequence ATGGCCACTCTCGTTCAAGCCGTGCGCATGGCGCTCCACGTCGGCGAGGAGCAGCTCGGCGTCACCGACATCTTCGGCGAGGACATCGGTCCGCCGCTCGGCGGCGCGTTCACGCAGACCCAGGGCCTGCGCACCGCGTGGAACTCGCCGCTCGACGAGCGCGGGATCATCGGCACGGCGATTGGCCTCGCCCTCGCGGGGGAGCGGCCCGTGTGCGAGATCCAGTTCTGTGACTACATCTTCAACACGATCGATCTGCTCAAGATCGCGGGCAACACGCTCTGGTCGTCGAACGGGCAGTGGAACGTGCCGCTCGTGTGCATGACGCCGGTCGGCGCGGGAATTCGCGGCAGCATTTACCACTCGCACTCCTTCGACGCGACGGCGACGCACATCCCCGGCTGGAAGGTCGTGATGCCGTCGAACCCACTCGACGCCTACGGGCTCCTCCTCTCGGCCATCGTCGATCCGAACCCCGTGATGTACCTCGTCCCCAAGGCGCTCATGCGCACGCGGGCGCTGCCGCACGAGCTGATCCCGGGCGAGCCGGGGGACGAGAAGGCGCTCGCGCGCATGATCGACGCGCCCCTCGGCGACCGCTCGCGCTGGCGGCCCGAGTGGCCCAACACGCCGGTCCAGTTCGTCCCCATCGGCAAGGCAAACGTGCTCCGCGCGGGCACCGACGTCACGGTCGTGTCGTGCGGTCGGCTCGTCCGTGAGGCCGCGCGCGCCGCCGACGAGCTCGCCGAGGAGGGCGTCTCCGCCGAGGTGATCGATCTGCGCTCCCTCTACCCGTACGACTGGGAGGCGATCCGCGACAGCGTGCGCAAGACGCACCGCCTGCTCGTCGTGAACGAGGACACCGAGGTCACGAACTTCGGAGAGCACCTCATCCGCCGGGTCGTCGAGGAGCTCTTCTACGAGCTCTATGCGCCGCCACGCCTGCTCGCGGGGGCGTTCGTGCCCGGGGTTGGGCTCGCCGACAACCTGGAGCACGCCAGCGTGCCGCAGCGGGCGGACATGGTGCGCCTTATGCGCGACCTCGCGCGCCACGAGCCCTGA
- a CDS encoding thiamine pyrophosphate-dependent dehydrogenase E1 component subunit alpha — MLTARVLEERLITMYRQGDGYFWIGGPGEEAFSVPLGLLVHKGEGVQHDYLHLHYRSSGTLLALGADPVDSLRQMKNTASDPYSGGRNFASHYSVKRWNVVPVSSPIEVQYSMATGTALAQKRAGSFGITIVQGGDAGTAEGDFATCLVWSSRKGHEAPVLIIVTNNEYGISTPWKGQHGEERVSDRGKAFGMPTATIDGNDVEASYRAIQKAMDYVRTEKKPYLLEAMVSRLNGHSSASGANFVTTERDGLAELETKLVDRGIKTRQELDEHRARITKELLEASKLVREEPQPLGSTIYDHIFTDKNLAAGER; from the coding sequence ATGTTGACCGCCCGCGTGCTGGAGGAGCGGCTCATCACGATGTACCGCCAGGGCGACGGCTACTTCTGGATCGGCGGCCCTGGCGAGGAGGCCTTCTCGGTGCCCCTCGGCCTGCTCGTCCACAAGGGCGAGGGCGTGCAGCACGACTACCTGCACCTTCACTACCGCTCGAGCGGTACGCTGCTCGCGCTGGGCGCCGACCCCGTCGACTCGCTCCGCCAGATGAAGAACACGGCCAGCGACCCCTACTCGGGTGGACGCAACTTCGCGAGCCACTACTCCGTGAAGAGGTGGAACGTGGTGCCCGTGTCGTCTCCGATCGAGGTGCAGTACTCGATGGCGACGGGCACCGCGCTCGCGCAGAAGCGCGCCGGTTCGTTCGGGATCACCATCGTCCAGGGGGGCGACGCGGGCACCGCCGAGGGCGATTTCGCCACGTGCCTCGTGTGGAGCTCGCGCAAGGGCCACGAGGCCCCGGTGCTCATCATCGTCACGAACAACGAGTACGGAATCTCGACCCCGTGGAAGGGGCAACACGGCGAGGAGCGCGTGAGCGATCGTGGCAAGGCGTTCGGCATGCCCACCGCGACGATCGACGGCAACGACGTGGAGGCCTCCTATCGCGCGATCCAGAAGGCGATGGACTACGTGCGCACGGAGAAGAAGCCCTACCTGCTCGAGGCGATGGTTTCCCGGCTGAACGGGCACTCGTCCGCGTCGGGCGCGAACTTCGTCACGACCGAGCGCGACGGCCTCGCGGAGCTCGAGACCAAGCTCGTCGACCGAGGGATCAAGACCCGGCAGGAGCTCGACGAGCACCGCGCGCGCATCACGAAGGAGCTGCTGGAGGCGAGCAAGCTCGTGCGCGAGGAGCCGCAGCCGCTCGGCAGCACGATCTACGACCACATTTTTACCGACAAGAACCTCGCCGCGGGGGAGCGCTGA
- a CDS encoding fatty acid desaturase gives MLRYRADIRTLGFVGFYYAFLAFALWAWSRVGVGSRVGLVVVLMCVSWFCAVITHNSLHTPVFRQRWANKIFQVLLTCSYGFPVSEYVPGHNLSHHKFTQERRDIMRTTKVDYGWNLLSFLMFFPTVAVGVTRANYKYTAIMKTKLPKWHRQLQLELVFAWGSKAILFLLDWRSALFLVLVPHLWAVWGITSVNYLQHDGCDQNHPVNHSRNFMGRIFNWFTFNNGFHGIHHEEPGLHWSLLREEHMKRLHPTIHPELEQPSLFLYLLRAFVWPGKRVRFDGAPYVVPADGPDENWIPEKLPGADLGAEGAIAVEA, from the coding sequence ATGCTCCGCTACCGCGCAGACATCCGCACCCTCGGCTTCGTCGGCTTCTACTACGCCTTCCTCGCCTTCGCGCTGTGGGCCTGGTCGCGCGTCGGCGTCGGGTCGCGGGTCGGGCTCGTGGTCGTGCTCATGTGCGTGTCGTGGTTCTGCGCCGTCATCACGCACAACTCGCTGCACACGCCGGTGTTCCGGCAGCGCTGGGCCAACAAAATCTTCCAGGTGCTCCTCACCTGCTCGTACGGCTTCCCGGTGAGCGAGTACGTGCCCGGGCACAACCTGAGCCACCACAAGTTCACCCAAGAGCGCCGCGACATCATGCGGACCACGAAGGTCGACTACGGGTGGAACCTGCTGTCGTTCCTCATGTTCTTCCCCACGGTGGCCGTAGGCGTGACGCGTGCAAACTACAAGTACACCGCGATCATGAAGACCAAGCTCCCGAAGTGGCACCGCCAGCTGCAGCTGGAGCTCGTGTTCGCGTGGGGCTCGAAGGCGATCCTCTTTCTCCTCGATTGGCGGAGCGCCCTCTTCCTCGTGCTCGTGCCGCATCTGTGGGCCGTGTGGGGCATCACGAGCGTGAACTACCTGCAGCACGACGGCTGCGATCAGAACCACCCGGTGAACCACTCGCGCAACTTCATGGGGCGCATCTTCAACTGGTTCACGTTCAACAACGGATTTCACGGCATCCACCACGAAGAACCTGGCCTCCACTGGAGCCTGCTCCGCGAGGAGCACATGAAGAGGCTCCACCCGACCATCCACCCGGAGCTCGAGCAGCCCTCGCTGTTCCTCTACCTGCTCCGGGCGTTCGTGTGGCCGGGCAAGCGCGTGCGCTTCGACGGCGCGCCCTACGTGGTCCCCGCCGACGGCCCCGACGAGAACTGGATCCCCGAGAAGCTCCCCGGCGCCGATCTCGGCGCGGAGGGCGCGATCGCCGTCGAGGCGTAG
- a CDS encoding protein kinase produces MNHRAASAPEHRAPEPGDTVRAAGVEYRVVGRLGRGGMAHVLDVEDRDLGKRFALKLLDPHLAADAESLERFEREARALARLDHPNIVTVMRLDRTDDERQPFFLMERLRGGTLRDHMNRGALSARRALTAAEHLARALHYVHERGLLHRDVKPSNVFLHVDAYGAEVVKLLDFGVMRLVHAESAPEDGFFGTAHYAAPEQLVLGRAQGPETDVYSAGLVLFEALTGRHPFEDAERSLRGARAVRARGAPALRESLPRGRLSDEALAEVGPLVASMLCKNPLGRPTAGVVARALARCLRRVPDERGPARDLGEDTPLRTRSPEPFSPAHLAAPTRLDAPPSSPAPDASSGAYDPVSDADLVGTLESPVLLLRPSTTPPVAVSSGSQARAGRTTPLRAVSSSPPGAAPVPVPVLRPFPPSLPIQTAPPPPQRIAPTAPARRAGSSGPPTRPPPTHGRAVHVALGALVLLWLVLAVGGVDALRRRGLLPAARPTGLATELVALATKSRALPPALAR; encoded by the coding sequence ATGAACCACCGAGCCGCCTCCGCACCTGAGCACCGCGCCCCTGAGCCAGGGGACACCGTCCGCGCCGCCGGCGTCGAGTACCGAGTCGTGGGGCGCCTCGGGCGCGGCGGGATGGCCCACGTCCTCGACGTCGAGGACCGCGACCTTGGTAAGCGCTTCGCGCTGAAGCTCCTCGACCCGCACCTGGCGGCGGACGCGGAGAGCCTCGAGCGCTTCGAGCGTGAAGCGAGAGCGCTCGCGCGGCTCGACCACCCGAACATCGTCACGGTGATGCGCCTCGATCGCACCGACGACGAGCGACAGCCCTTCTTCCTCATGGAGCGGCTCCGTGGCGGCACGCTGCGGGACCACATGAACCGGGGAGCGCTGTCGGCGCGGCGCGCGCTCACGGCGGCCGAGCACCTGGCCCGCGCGCTGCACTACGTGCACGAGCGAGGCCTCCTGCACCGCGACGTGAAGCCCTCGAACGTGTTCCTCCACGTCGACGCCTACGGCGCGGAGGTCGTCAAGCTTCTTGACTTCGGGGTCATGCGCCTCGTGCACGCGGAGTCGGCGCCCGAGGACGGCTTCTTCGGGACGGCCCACTACGCGGCGCCCGAGCAGCTCGTGCTCGGCAGAGCACAAGGCCCCGAGACCGACGTCTACTCCGCCGGGCTCGTCCTCTTCGAGGCGCTCACCGGCCGCCACCCCTTCGAGGACGCCGAGCGCTCGCTGCGTGGCGCGCGCGCCGTCCGAGCGCGAGGCGCGCCGGCGCTGCGCGAGAGCCTGCCCCGGGGGCGCCTCTCGGACGAGGCGCTCGCCGAGGTCGGCCCGTTGGTCGCGTCGATGCTCTGCAAGAACCCGCTCGGTCGCCCGACCGCCGGCGTGGTCGCGCGGGCGCTCGCCCGGTGCCTGCGACGCGTCCCCGACGAGCGCGGCCCCGCGCGCGACCTGGGGGAGGACACGCCCCTGCGCACGAGATCACCGGAGCCGTTCTCGCCGGCACACCTCGCCGCGCCGACGCGGCTCGATGCGCCGCCGTCCTCGCCCGCACCCGACGCGTCGAGCGGCGCGTACGACCCCGTGAGCGACGCCGACCTCGTAGGCACCCTCGAGTCGCCCGTCTTGCTGCTCCGCCCGTCGACCACGCCCCCCGTGGCGGTGAGCTCCGGCTCCCAGGCCCGGGCCGGCCGCACCACGCCCCTGCGAGCGGTCTCGTCCTCGCCCCCGGGTGCGGCCCCGGTCCCCGTCCCGGTCCTCAGGCCGTTCCCGCCCTCGCTCCCGATTCAGACCGCGCCCCCGCCTCCGCAGCGCATCGCGCCGACCGCGCCCGCGCGACGGGCCGGCTCATCGGGGCCCCCTACGCGGCCACCCCCTACGCACGGCCGCGCGGTGCACGTGGCGCTCGGTGCCCTCGTGCTTCTGTGGCTCGTGCTCGCGGTGGGCGGCGTGGACGCGCTCCGGCGCCGCGGCCTCCTGCCCGCCGCGCGACCGACCGGCCTCGCGACCGAGCTCGTGGCGCTCGCCACGAAGAGCCGGGCGCTGCCCCCCGCCCTCGCGCGATAA
- a CDS encoding efflux RND transporter permease subunit, producing the protein MLSAIVRASIRLRFLMLALLVLLLAGGVGAARALPIDAVPDVSTVQVAVLTDCPGLAPVEVERVVTFPMEAALNGLPHLTELRSVSRDGLSAVTVIFDDKTDVWFARQMVLERVRGVEAGLPKGSGRPELSPVSGGLGEIYQFVVRSDRHSPMQLRTILDWEIVPKLRSVPGVIELNTMGGDLKEYQVVVDRSRLHSHGMSLRDVADSLEKSNVNVGGGYLDRGAESFTLTAVGKLRNEEEIANVVLRTAADGTPLLVKHLADVRVGSALRHGVITRDGESEAVTGIVMMLVGANSRDVVAAVKRKVAEVQAELPPGVLIEPIYDRADFVGRTVSTVMKNLVEGVVVVTVVLALLLGTLRGALIVVLGILASMAIALFGMLFFGVTGDLMSLGAIDFGFLVDGPIIILESVMAATAGKHFADAARRREYGRVASGVVRPVAFSVAIILLVYIPLLALEGIEGKMFRPMAITMACALFGALVYSVLFFPALLVTFVPPPKGHTARWLAWSERHYSRLLDAAISGRWPLLGGSVVALVGSFVLLAGAGADFVPRIDEGDAVVTIRRAPSIGLGEARELDFKVERVLRRFPEVVTTLGMTGRAEVAIDPVGNDNTDMFVHLKPKKEWKTATDLDGLSVAMKNAIESEVEGTFVSVSQPIEDKTNELISGSRADVQVAIFGPDLNELKRLSEVVGATVRSVPGAGDVRVERVLGAPSLVVRPDRVRLARYGVAAEDALSAIQAARVGIPVGSIYEGNKRFDLRVLVPPRSTSVEAIGELFVEARGGAGKGKAVPLAEVATVVETEGPTQVRRVGLTRTVRVEVNLRGRDLVSWVNEARATVDKKVKLDTGYRIEWGGQFENFERAQARLGMVVPMSLAIIFGMLLWMFQSARYSVSVFLVVPFALTGGILGLVLRGLSFSIPAAVGFIALAGVSVLNGVVMADEVKRRVASGVEVRVAVHEGAVHSLRAVLTTGAVAALGFLPMALATGAGSEVQRPLATVVISGIAFSTLLTMFILPGLLAILLRPEEGDGYSESPPPMSFEEPPVSESM; encoded by the coding sequence ATGCTTTCCGCGATCGTCCGTGCCTCGATACGACTCCGCTTTCTCATGCTCGCGCTGCTCGTGCTGCTCCTCGCGGGCGGCGTGGGCGCCGCGCGGGCGCTGCCTATCGACGCGGTGCCCGACGTGTCCACCGTGCAGGTGGCGGTCCTCACCGACTGCCCGGGGCTCGCGCCCGTGGAGGTGGAGCGCGTCGTCACCTTCCCGATGGAGGCCGCGCTGAACGGCCTTCCTCACCTCACCGAGCTCCGCTCTGTGTCGCGCGACGGACTCTCCGCGGTCACGGTCATTTTCGACGACAAGACCGACGTCTGGTTCGCGCGACAGATGGTGCTCGAGCGGGTCCGGGGCGTGGAGGCGGGCCTGCCCAAGGGGTCGGGGCGCCCGGAGCTCTCCCCCGTGTCGGGTGGCCTCGGCGAGATCTACCAGTTCGTCGTGAGGTCCGACCGCCACTCGCCGATGCAGCTCCGCACGATCCTCGACTGGGAGATCGTGCCCAAGCTCCGCAGCGTCCCCGGCGTCATCGAGCTCAACACGATGGGCGGCGACCTCAAAGAATACCAGGTCGTCGTCGACCGCTCGCGCCTCCACAGCCACGGCATGAGCCTGCGTGACGTCGCGGATTCGCTCGAGAAATCGAACGTGAACGTCGGCGGCGGGTACCTCGATCGTGGCGCCGAGTCGTTCACGCTCACGGCCGTCGGCAAGCTCCGAAACGAGGAGGAGATCGCGAACGTCGTGCTCCGCACGGCGGCCGACGGCACCCCCTTGCTGGTCAAGCACCTCGCCGACGTGCGCGTGGGCTCGGCCCTCCGCCACGGGGTCATCACGCGGGACGGCGAGTCCGAGGCCGTCACGGGCATCGTCATGATGCTCGTCGGCGCGAACAGCCGCGACGTGGTCGCCGCCGTGAAGCGCAAGGTGGCCGAGGTGCAGGCCGAGCTGCCACCAGGCGTGCTGATCGAGCCCATTTACGACCGCGCCGACTTCGTCGGGCGCACCGTGTCGACGGTCATGAAGAACCTCGTCGAGGGGGTGGTCGTGGTCACCGTGGTGCTCGCGCTGCTGCTCGGCACGCTGCGCGGTGCGCTGATCGTCGTGTTGGGCATCCTCGCGTCCATGGCGATCGCGCTCTTCGGGATGCTCTTTTTCGGCGTCACGGGCGACCTCATGAGCCTAGGGGCGATCGACTTCGGGTTCTTGGTAGACGGCCCGATCATCATCCTCGAGAGCGTGATGGCGGCGACCGCGGGGAAGCACTTCGCCGACGCCGCGCGACGTCGCGAGTACGGTCGCGTCGCGTCCGGCGTGGTGCGGCCGGTCGCGTTCTCCGTGGCGATCATCCTGCTCGTGTACATCCCGCTGCTCGCGCTCGAGGGCATCGAGGGCAAGATGTTCAGGCCGATGGCCATCACGATGGCGTGCGCCCTGTTCGGCGCGCTCGTCTACTCCGTGCTGTTCTTCCCGGCGCTCCTCGTCACGTTCGTCCCGCCGCCCAAGGGGCACACCGCCCGGTGGCTCGCGTGGTCCGAGCGACACTACAGCCGCCTGCTCGATGCGGCGATCAGCGGCCGGTGGCCGCTCCTCGGGGGCTCCGTCGTGGCGCTCGTCGGGAGCTTCGTGCTCCTCGCGGGCGCGGGCGCCGACTTCGTGCCGCGCATCGACGAGGGGGACGCGGTCGTCACGATCCGCCGAGCGCCGTCGATCGGCCTCGGCGAGGCGAGGGAGCTCGATTTCAAGGTGGAGCGCGTCCTCCGTCGCTTCCCGGAGGTGGTGACCACCCTCGGCATGACGGGGCGCGCCGAGGTCGCGATCGACCCCGTCGGCAACGACAACACCGACATGTTCGTCCACCTGAAGCCCAAGAAGGAGTGGAAGACGGCCACCGACCTCGACGGGCTCTCGGTCGCCATGAAGAACGCGATCGAGAGCGAGGTCGAGGGCACCTTCGTGTCGGTGTCGCAGCCGATCGAGGACAAAACCAACGAGCTTATCAGCGGGTCGCGCGCCGACGTGCAGGTCGCCATCTTCGGGCCCGACCTGAACGAGCTGAAGCGCCTGAGCGAGGTCGTGGGCGCCACAGTGCGCTCGGTCCCGGGCGCGGGCGACGTGCGCGTGGAGCGTGTGCTCGGCGCGCCTTCCCTGGTGGTTCGGCCCGATCGCGTCCGCCTGGCGAGGTACGGCGTCGCCGCGGAGGACGCGCTCTCGGCCATTCAGGCGGCGCGCGTCGGCATCCCGGTGGGCTCCATTTACGAGGGGAACAAGCGCTTCGACCTGCGCGTGCTCGTGCCGCCGCGGTCCACGTCGGTCGAGGCGATCGGCGAGCTCTTCGTCGAGGCGCGGGGCGGCGCGGGCAAGGGGAAGGCCGTCCCCCTCGCGGAGGTCGCGACCGTCGTCGAGACCGAGGGCCCCACCCAGGTGCGGCGCGTCGGGCTCACGCGAACCGTGCGCGTCGAGGTCAACCTCCGCGGCCGCGACCTCGTCTCGTGGGTGAACGAGGCGCGCGCCACCGTCGACAAGAAGGTGAAGCTCGACACGGGCTACCGCATCGAGTGGGGCGGTCAGTTCGAGAACTTCGAGCGCGCGCAGGCGCGCCTCGGCATGGTCGTGCCGATGAGCTTGGCCATCATTTTTGGCATGCTCCTGTGGATGTTCCAGAGCGCCCGGTACTCGGTTTCGGTGTTCCTCGTCGTCCCGTTCGCGCTGACCGGCGGCATCCTCGGGCTCGTGCTCCGCGGTCTCTCTTTCAGCATCCCGGCGGCGGTGGGCTTCATCGCCCTCGCCGGCGTCTCGGTGCTGAACGGCGTCGTGATGGCCGACGAGGTGAAGCGGCGCGTCGCGTCGGGCGTGGAGGTGAGGGTCGCGGTGCACGAGGGGGCTGTCCACTCCCTGCGCGCGGTGCTCACGACGGGCGCGGTCGCCGCGCTCGGCTTCCTGCCGATGGCGCTCGCGACGGGCGCCGGGTCCGAGGTGCAGCGGCCGCTCGCGACCGTCGTCATCAGCGGGATCGCGTTCTCCACGCTGCTCACCATGTTCATCCTCCCGGGCTTGCTCGCGATCCTCCTGCGTCCCGAGGAGGGCGACGGTTACAGCGAGTCGCCGCCGCCGATGTCGTTCGAGGAGCCGCCCGTCTCCGAGTCTATGTAG